Within the Amaranthus tricolor cultivar Red isolate AtriRed21 chromosome 15, ASM2621246v1, whole genome shotgun sequence genome, the region GGCGGAGCCACCATGTATATCCATATTCCGTTATACCTTCCCGTTGCTATGGCTGGTCCTAGTGTTCTTGCTGGATTCATCGATGCACCCGTCGCTGGCCTATAACATTTTACTTGTGAGCTTTAGTGtactttcttcattttattatacaatacttgttatatttgaatttttacgcaatctaatgtgttattttaagcatttatatattaaattacgtacaactaaaaaattattaaaagtaaatattataaaaatgtgcgattaaaatcaaacaaaatctaattgactatattttttcttatacatattaattaattgtaatatataaaatatttataaataagaaaGTGTGAAAAACTGTAATGTAACAAGTAGATCAGAACTAAAATAGtaatatattttcaatcaaattaaatttacttTTCTTGCACTTTATAGATTAGTAGTTAGCGTTATGTTTGTGTTACTCTCATTTTGTACCTAAtgtaaaattttcaattgaaCATTAAATCAAGTATCGTGTCTAAAGTTGTACGACTTATGagcactcttttcattttaaaaagttgtcaaattatatttgtaataaatAGTTGATACCAAAAAAATTTCTAATACAAGTGTAAAATTACGTTCATCTGATCTTTTAAACACCGTTTAGGCAAGAGATAGCCCATAGAAGAACTTACCCAACGATGAGTATGTCAAGCATGACAGCGCCTCCAATTGCAACCCCTGCTAATTCTCCAACCTGTTAAAACAAAATGATTTAGCTCAACAGTTTAATCTCTATAACCATATGTATGCTTTAGGACTTAATAACACATTAATcacaatgaataataataaataggaTTTGTTCGGCGCAAGGTAATTGGACGGGTAGTTATTAGCTGTCTAATAGTTGTTAGTTATTGTATATAGTTGTAGTTGTACAATTATAGTTAGATATTTTATTGTCTAATTAAATGAGATTATTATTGTTCGGTAAAAGCAAAAGCTATAACAATCATATTTGGATCATATAGATAGTTCGTTAGAGATCAAAATATCCAACTATAACTCATTGTTGAAGTAGTATATTTAAATCAAACTTAAGATCAACTTGTCTAAGAATCCAATCCTTGCTAGCTAGTTTATATTTGTGtcctttttaaataaaatacaaatttatattGTAATGCTTACTCTTtctcttttataattttatcttaattttttttatatttttgttatcttatttaaaataggaaaaattgatattaataattcaacctttcacTCATTCATTGTGAATAATCCATCCTaactttggattattttttttatactaatagagtatatgctgatagcaaaccgaggacaaatgttgaattattataatatgaaaGGCGATGCTAATAGCAAACTAAGGACAAATGTTGAATTACTAAAAAATATTcgaaagttgaaattattcacaGCGAATGAGcgaaatgttggattattaaatcaatttttcctttaaaatattgtttattttgagaCTTATTAGGCAAATATGTAAAGCAAAAAAcacttgattattttaaaatagataataataaGGAGCTTCAATTCTAtgtgttaaaaataattatttattattttttaagctCATTTTAGTTGTTctgatttaaatttaataatttaactaGTTTTTAATATAACAATTTGTTAGTATATCGgttatttgttatttataattttgaacattttaaaattactaCTAAATATGACTTAAACTGCTACGGTGAACAACAAAAGTATCACTTACAGCAGTAGAATCGGTAGCGACGGCAATAATGACAAACATAAGGACAAAAGTAGCAAGAAACTCCAACAAAAAAGCCTGTCTAACGCTAACAGAAGGCATGGTAACACCACCAGACATGAAAGGATTGTAAGCAGCTTTCAGCAACAATGAAGCAAAGATGGATCCACTAACTTCAGCAACTATAAAAATGGGTACTTGGGCCCATGGAAAATGTCCTAGGGCCGCATATGCTAGTGTTACTGCTGGGTTTAAATGGGCTTTGGAAATGTGACCAATTGATAGGACTAATATCATTACTGCTAGCCCAGAACATGCTGCATTTCCTAACAATGTCTCCACACCATTGTATTTTTGGTCTACTATTGGCCCGGCTGCTGCTGCGAATACCAATATGAATGTTCCTACAAATTCCGCACCTGCCTGTAATTTTACAAATTGTCAATATATACATTATCAGGTCTTTTATACATCACAAATTCTTTTGAGAGATTGTCTTTTTGAAAGACCATCTTTGATCGGGTCGgcccaagaaaaatatagaataaGAGTAGGCATAGAGCTTTATTGGAATGGGCCTGAGAGACTTCTCTCAGAGAGACGGTCTTTCAAGAGACTGGTTGTTTATTTATAGGTAAAACAGATCAAATGTCCGATATTTAGCCGACCTTTAACCTAACTTGACTTAACCTGACttcaaaatgaaattaaaaaattatataaaaatcaatgtggacacaagACTCGATTTTAAACCGATCCAAAACACGTGACACGAAATCGACCCGATAACCTAAATAAACATCTCTTTATTATGCATTTACTAAATATTAGAGCATAAATTACAGGAATATATATTAGGAGTAGGCTTATGCAACGGGCCGGAATAGAGTCGAGTCGTGCTCTAATAAAAACGGGGTGGGACGCGCTGAGCCTTACATAATAGGAAATGGGATGGGCCCATCAAGCCCAACCCAACATGGCCCAACCCTTATATCTTATGGTTTAgggtaaattataaagacaacaaccaatacttaataagggtagaaactcaaaatggtgaattaaacgaaaattaacaagaatttaacggaaaatgctatggcagttagataaggcataaacgggatgctaccatatgaaaaaatcttacaagaGAGCTACaactggcgtttcatgaaagttcgattcTACTATATGAAATTTTCCTGATATTAAAGTGTTGTCCTAGATAGCCTTTGGAATGTACATATAATAGTgcttaatcatttttaaatgataatcTTTTAtgtcaaaataaattttgcttttgttaattagaaagaaaattttaattaatgtgattaaaagaaaaaaatatgaacCACTACataccaaaaaataaaatgtaacttATTAAATGGACAACATTGAATTAAAAAAGTGTAACGAAAACAAAATACAATTTAGAAAATAGTTTAAAGTGTCAAGAATTaccttaaaatattattaaaaattacttaaaaagtaaaaatagacAAAAAGAATACTTAACAACAAAACCATGCAccaaaaaaacctaaaaagacaaaatttatactatatatattgattaattatggGTAACTTTGTTACTCTTCCTCTCTTTTGGTTATATGAAACCCTATAAAAAGACATTATTTGTCTGTAGCTCCTTACAATATTTAGAGTAGATTTGTTATTACTTTGATGTATGAAGAATCAATTACCACTTTTTCATTCATTACAGGGTAGGCTAGATTCGAGATAGGAAAGACTAGATTAAAATCGAACCCAaaactttatttataaattgataTTTGCTTTTCAATTGAGATAAAACTTGATTTTCAATGACTAAGTTAAACAAACTAatgattacaaaattagaaTGTAAGAACATCTAGGCTGGATCCAACATCATATAAACGTCTTTAATCATTCACAAacttttaaatgagacggtctcatataagatgaattaatatcatttaattaaatttcttaaaaaaaaatgaaacaaataatattagtaGTACCTTTTTTAGGACTATAATTTGGGCCCCCTTAGATGGCTTGGACGGCGGACTCATTGGCGGCTCAAAAGCGGATGCTGGTGGTGCTGTTGGTGGCAAATTTGTGTCCAttttaaaattacataatttaaatttgttggAGTTTTTTTCTTTGTATTGGTATATGAACTTCAATTGTTTTCATATACATGATCATAAAATTATACTTTGTCCTCTAGTATTTATACGTACATAATACATTCAAGTACCTTGACATACTCAAATTAGAGTACATTAATGATATTTGTGTATGAGTGCTAGTTTCATGCGAAACGGTGAAACGCAACTccgaattaataatttattgataTTCATAGTTTATTGCTATTCAGCTTATTctgtaatttttccaaatattaTTTCCattcattataattaataattttatatttctatAGTTAGTAAGATcttaataattactatttttaggtaGGAcagttttgataaattttttcattgaatttacattatatatttatgtatgtcgTCTTTA harbors:
- the LOC130800964 gene encoding probable aquaporin NIP5-1, whose amino-acid sequence is MDTNLPPTAPPASAFEPPMSPPSKPSKGAQIIVLKKAGAEFVGTFILVFAAAAGPIVDQKYNGVETLLGNAACSGLAVMILVLSIGHISKAHLNPAVTLAYAALGHFPWAQVPIFIVAEVSGSIFASLLLKAAYNPFMSGGVTMPSVSVRQAFLLEFLATFVLMFVIIAVATDSTAVGELAGVAIGGAVMLDILIVGPATGASMNPARTLGPAIATGRYNGIWIYMVAPPMGAVVGAAVYALIKLPSKDEGGD